One window of the Actinomyces procaprae genome contains the following:
- a CDS encoding DNA/RNA non-specific endonuclease, which produces MNPDLRDPLPSATYTVDGKFDYTTDEWGRTVRLQVDRLDWVPEDARYRSESAQKRIGHYGDGLGGGYAGGHLAGAEYGGRPEDINVWPMLKERNRGIGDTYAESFKALEDANSEESRRLPQYRHPYRVRRPTRQRRLRHQTGGREPNRQSANTMDGRFAGCQWGSKKTANI; this is translated from the coding sequence ATGAACCCGGACTTGAGAGACCCGTTGCCGAGTGCGACGTATACGGTGGATGGGAAGTTCGACTATACGACTGATGAGTGGGGGCGTACGGTGCGGCTTCAGGTGGATCGCCTGGATTGGGTGCCCGAGGACGCGCGGTATCGGTCCGAGTCTGCGCAGAAGCGTATCGGCCACTACGGTGATGGTCTGGGTGGTGGTTATGCCGGCGGGCATTTGGCCGGAGCAGAGTATGGGGGTCGGCCGGAGGACATCAATGTGTGGCCGATGCTGAAGGAAAGGAACCGGGGAATCGGCGACACTTATGCTGAGAGCTTCAAGGCGTTGGAGGATGCAAATAGCGAAGAATCCCGACGCCTACCGCAATATCGACATCCGTATCGAGTACGACGGCCCACCCGCCAACGCCGACTCCGTCACCAGACTGGGGGACGTGAACCCAACAGACAGAGTGCCAACACGATGGACGGTCGATTCGCAGGATGCCAATGGGGTAGCAAGAAGACCGCAAACATTTAA
- the eccCa gene encoding type VII secretion protein EccCa — translation MIRTVHRPGRLHRPLELPEPATVPAPPQLADTGAGQGFPFQMMLPLAGAGSSMLMMTLLRSNLIFAILGAVVMLVTVIGMFAATVSRRNGQARQRRERRERYLDALADAAASLEATAGQLRRRAFRAHPAPSALAAWAVSPERRWERRRTDGDFLRLRLGTADLPHPLATMPRGDAVAQADPLLVREARALVDNYAVQYAMPATVDLDAAGEVSIIGPREVTRALARTLLVQAAVHHAPEDLHIALAYDQSVAEAWEGVARLPHLRVHGAFDGPVAMRRVGADQQDLERVLRPEIAAAAKAAAQVARVGAGGALRRRTRLLAVVDADGPAQSLAIPDASLRAQDVGATVLHLVTDRLDEPSDPSLRLTVRDDGTVLVEDLRPALDASGRGDHDAAPPPPTVVTPDELGPASAEGVCRALAPLSLGAAAEREVEEASATSLADLLGVDDPRSIDVRSAWRPRSARDFLRVPLGTDDSHELVLLDLKESAQLGVGPHGLCVGATGSGKSELLRTLVTALAVGHGPEDLSMILVDYKGGAAFAPFASLPHVVGLMDNLADDAGLIERARASIAGEVVRRQKQLRDAGSSPDIAHYRRLREEHPEMAPMPHLFVIIDEFGELLTANPDFVDLLLTIGRIGRSIGVHLLLSSQRIESGKLRGLDTYLSYRICLRTFTEGESSTVIGVPDAFHLPASPGYGYLKVDTSVFTRFRAGYVSGPVEEVDAEPAPAEREEQVPLLLPVYNGLEAEEPTAAQAVVPEGHTTRTTVVDAVVAQLARAAGPMPPVWLRPLPARLPLTDVLGGALRRDAVGLRAPTPPGPGPRVPVGLVDDPARQRQQPWLADLTVGGGHVAVVGAPQSGRTTFLWTLATAAALTYGPDRLAFYGLDATGGGLSRLAALPNVGGVATRGDRERMRRVLEEVVAMLDQREQVLAARRIDSLEVLRARHAAGELPELASADVVLLVDGLGLLRSDFPELEDPLDEVLRRGGGLGVHAVMTLSRGNDLRMSQQSLVGTRLELRLNDPADSLVARKLSATLRADTPGRVLRTDKLFAQVALPVAEGADLSEGVGAALQVLAEELGEAWSGPLPAPVRLLPESIDPAGLPDVEQEPELLPLGLFQDTMTPINLDLTGRDPHLLVLGDPGCGKSTVLRGVIESLVERYTPDELVVGVYDVRRTTAGACPEAFLGGHATSTALAGGLSASIAQELQHRSDSLAAGEAVDGPRIVLVVDDYDILSSGGTGPLGPIIPFLSSARDLRLNVVLARPVAGASRALYDQLLQALRDTGATGLIMDGERGEGALIGGVRAEHLRPGRGWWVRRGRKPRLVQVGDFTPTGE, via the coding sequence ATGATCCGCACCGTCCACCGCCCCGGACGTCTGCACCGTCCGCTGGAACTGCCCGAGCCTGCCACCGTACCCGCGCCGCCGCAGCTGGCGGACACCGGCGCGGGGCAGGGATTCCCCTTCCAGATGATGCTGCCGCTGGCGGGCGCGGGGTCATCCATGCTGATGATGACGCTGCTGCGTTCGAACCTGATCTTCGCGATCCTCGGCGCGGTGGTGATGCTGGTGACCGTGATCGGGATGTTCGCGGCCACCGTCTCCCGCCGCAACGGGCAGGCCCGTCAGCGCCGGGAGCGGCGGGAGCGCTATCTGGACGCACTGGCGGATGCCGCGGCCTCCCTGGAGGCGACCGCCGGGCAGCTGCGTCGACGTGCCTTCCGGGCCCACCCCGCACCGTCGGCACTGGCCGCCTGGGCGGTCTCCCCCGAACGGCGCTGGGAGCGGCGGCGTACCGACGGCGACTTCCTGCGCCTGCGGCTGGGCACCGCCGATCTGCCGCATCCGCTGGCGACCATGCCCCGCGGGGACGCCGTCGCCCAGGCCGATCCACTGCTGGTGCGGGAGGCCCGCGCCCTGGTGGACAACTACGCGGTGCAGTACGCCATGCCGGCCACTGTCGATCTTGATGCCGCCGGCGAGGTGTCGATCATTGGGCCGCGGGAGGTCACCCGCGCCCTGGCCCGCACCCTGCTGGTGCAGGCGGCGGTACACCATGCCCCGGAGGACCTGCACATCGCCCTCGCCTACGACCAGTCCGTCGCCGAGGCGTGGGAGGGAGTGGCCCGGCTCCCGCACCTGCGCGTTCACGGCGCCTTCGATGGCCCGGTGGCCATGCGCCGAGTGGGGGCGGACCAGCAGGACCTGGAGCGCGTGCTGCGTCCCGAGATCGCGGCCGCGGCGAAGGCGGCCGCCCAGGTGGCGCGCGTGGGGGCGGGCGGGGCGCTGCGGCGTCGTACCCGCCTGCTCGCCGTCGTCGACGCCGACGGGCCGGCCCAGTCCTTGGCGATTCCCGACGCCTCCCTGCGGGCGCAGGACGTGGGTGCCACCGTCCTGCACCTGGTGACCGACCGTTTGGACGAGCCCTCCGACCCGTCGCTGCGGCTGACGGTTCGCGACGACGGCACGGTGCTGGTGGAGGACCTGCGTCCAGCCCTGGACGCTTCGGGGAGGGGTGACCATGACGCCGCCCCGCCCCCACCCACCGTGGTGACCCCGGATGAGCTGGGGCCGGCGTCGGCGGAGGGCGTGTGCCGGGCGCTGGCGCCGCTGTCCCTGGGGGCGGCCGCGGAGCGGGAGGTGGAGGAGGCGTCCGCAACGTCCCTGGCGGACCTTCTGGGCGTAGATGATCCCCGGAGTATTGACGTTCGCTCCGCCTGGCGCCCCCGCTCGGCCCGTGACTTCCTGCGGGTGCCGCTGGGCACCGATGACAGCCACGAGCTGGTGCTGCTGGACTTGAAGGAGTCCGCCCAGCTGGGGGTCGGGCCGCATGGGTTGTGCGTGGGTGCGACCGGCTCGGGCAAGTCGGAGCTGCTGCGCACCCTGGTGACGGCGCTGGCGGTCGGCCACGGCCCGGAGGACCTGTCCATGATCCTGGTCGACTACAAGGGCGGCGCGGCCTTCGCGCCCTTCGCCTCCCTGCCGCACGTGGTGGGGCTGATGGACAACCTGGCCGACGACGCCGGGCTGATCGAGCGGGCGCGCGCCTCGATCGCGGGGGAGGTGGTGCGTCGGCAGAAGCAGTTGCGTGACGCAGGGTCCTCCCCGGACATCGCCCACTACCGGCGGCTGCGCGAGGAGCATCCGGAGATGGCGCCCATGCCGCACCTGTTCGTCATCATTGACGAGTTCGGGGAGCTGCTGACGGCGAATCCGGACTTCGTGGACCTGCTGCTGACGATTGGGCGTATCGGCCGGTCTATTGGCGTGCACCTGTTGCTGTCCAGCCAGCGCATTGAGAGCGGCAAGCTGCGCGGCCTGGACACTTACCTGTCCTACCGGATCTGCCTGCGCACCTTCACCGAGGGCGAGTCCTCTACGGTGATCGGGGTGCCGGATGCATTCCACCTGCCGGCCTCCCCCGGGTACGGGTACCTGAAGGTGGACACCAGTGTCTTCACGCGCTTCCGGGCCGGCTACGTTTCCGGTCCGGTGGAGGAGGTGGATGCCGAGCCCGCACCTGCCGAGCGTGAGGAGCAGGTGCCGTTGCTGCTGCCGGTGTACAACGGCCTGGAGGCCGAGGAGCCGACGGCGGCGCAGGCGGTCGTGCCGGAGGGGCACACCACCCGGACGACGGTGGTTGATGCCGTAGTGGCACAGCTGGCCCGGGCGGCCGGGCCCATGCCGCCGGTGTGGCTGCGGCCGCTGCCTGCCCGGCTGCCGCTGACGGACGTGTTGGGCGGGGCGCTGCGGCGAGACGCCGTCGGGTTGCGGGCGCCAACTCCGCCCGGTCCCGGTCCGAGGGTGCCGGTGGGGCTGGTTGATGATCCCGCCCGGCAGCGGCAGCAGCCGTGGCTGGCGGACCTGACTGTGGGCGGTGGGCATGTGGCCGTGGTTGGGGCGCCGCAGAGCGGGCGTACCACCTTCCTGTGGACGCTGGCCACCGCGGCGGCGCTGACGTACGGACCCGACCGGCTCGCCTTCTACGGGTTGGATGCCACTGGCGGCGGGTTGTCGCGGCTGGCGGCGCTGCCGAATGTGGGCGGCGTGGCCACACGCGGTGATCGGGAGCGCATGCGCCGCGTGCTGGAGGAGGTGGTGGCGATGCTGGATCAGCGCGAGCAGGTGCTGGCGGCGCGCCGTATCGACTCCTTGGAGGTGCTGCGCGCCCGGCACGCCGCGGGCGAGCTGCCCGAGCTGGCCAGCGCGGACGTGGTGCTGCTGGTGGATGGCCTGGGCCTGCTGCGCTCGGACTTCCCGGAGCTGGAGGATCCGCTGGATGAGGTTCTGCGCCGCGGCGGCGGTTTGGGGGTGCATGCGGTGATGACGCTGTCTCGCGGTAATGACTTGCGCATGTCGCAGCAGTCGCTGGTGGGCACCCGCCTGGAGCTGCGTCTGAATGATCCGGCGGATTCGCTGGTGGCACGCAAGCTCTCGGCCACGCTGCGGGCAGATACGCCGGGCCGGGTGCTGCGCACGGACAAGCTGTTCGCCCAGGTGGCGCTGCCTGTGGCTGAGGGCGCCGACCTGTCCGAGGGTGTCGGCGCGGCCCTGCAGGTGCTGGCGGAGGAATTGGGCGAGGCCTGGTCTGGTCCGTTGCCGGCGCCGGTGCGGCTACTGCCGGAGAGCATCGACCCGGCGGGCCTGCCGGATGTCGAGCAGGAGCCGGAGCTGCTGCCGCTGGGCTTGTTCCAGGACACTATGACACCGATCAACTTGGACCTGACCGGTCGGGATCCGCATCTGCTGGTGCTGGGTGATCCGGGCTGCGGCAAGAGCACGGTGCTGCGTGGGGTGATCGAGTCGCTGGTGGAGCGGTACACGCCGGATGAGCTGGTGGTGGGTGTCTACGACGTCCGGCGGACGACGGCCGGTGCCTGCCCTGAGGCCTTCCTGGGTGGGCATGCGACGTCGACGGCGCTGGCCGGCGGGCTGTCGGCGTCGATCGCGCAGGAGCTGCAGCACCGCTCCGATTCTCTGGCGGCGGGTGAGGCGGTGGACGGCCCGCGGATCGTGCTGGTGGTGGACGACTATGACATCCTGTCCTCGGGAGGTACCGGGCCGCTGGGGCCAATCATCCCGTTCCTGTCCTCGGCGCGGGACCTGCGCCTGAATGTGGTGTTGGCCCGGCCGGTGGCCGGGGCGTCGCGGGCCTTGTACGACCAGCTGCTGCAGGCGCTGCGGGATACGGGCGCGACCGGCCTGATCATGGACGGTGAGCGCGGTGAGGGTGCGCTTATCGGCGGGGTGCGGGCGGAGCATCTGCGGCCCGGGCGCGGCTGGTGGGTACGCCGCGGCCGCAAGCCCCGACTGGTTCAGGTCGGTGACTTCACGCCGACCGGCGAGTGA
- the nrdI gene encoding class Ib ribonucleoside-diphosphate reductase assembly flavoprotein NrdI, with amino-acid sequence MSDRPLLVYFSSTSENTRRFVERLGFPSARIPLRPGDEPLSVHEEYILVVPTYGGGAIKGAVPKQVIKFLNDPHNRSLCRGVIASGNTNFGEAYGIAGDIIASKLNVPFLYRYELLGTPTDVERVKEGLDKFWQTR; translated from the coding sequence GTGAGTGACCGCCCCCTACTCGTCTACTTCTCCTCCACCTCGGAGAACACCCGTCGCTTCGTTGAGCGGCTCGGCTTCCCCAGTGCGCGCATCCCGCTGCGCCCTGGGGACGAGCCGCTGAGCGTCCACGAGGAATACATCCTCGTCGTTCCCACTTATGGAGGAGGCGCCATCAAGGGCGCCGTGCCCAAGCAGGTCATCAAGTTCCTCAATGACCCGCACAACCGGTCGCTGTGCCGCGGCGTCATCGCCTCGGGCAACACCAACTTCGGCGAGGCCTACGGCATCGCCGGTGACATCATCGCCAGCAAGCTGAACGTGCCCTTCCTCTACCGGTACGAGCTGCTGGGCACCCCCACCGACGTCGAACGCGTAAAAGAAGGATTGGACAAGTTTTGGCAGACACGCTGA
- a CDS encoding transcription repressor NadR, with protein MDATERRQAILNRLETTTAPLAAAWLGEQLGVSRQIVVGDVALLRAAGHAIRATNRGYVLARPSSRPRRVLHVQHGRDQVAAELSAIIDAGGTALDTIIEHRLYGQITVDLLIHNHAELDLFLERMTESSTLSELTNGWHAHTIEADTEAQLDDIQVRLGELGILR; from the coding sequence ATGGACGCAACCGAGCGCCGGCAGGCGATCCTGAACCGCCTCGAGACAACCACCGCCCCCCTGGCGGCCGCATGGCTGGGCGAGCAGCTCGGCGTCTCCCGGCAGATCGTCGTCGGCGACGTAGCCCTGTTGCGCGCGGCCGGGCACGCCATCCGCGCCACGAACCGCGGCTACGTGCTGGCACGCCCCAGCTCCCGCCCGCGCCGCGTCCTCCACGTCCAGCACGGCCGCGACCAGGTGGCCGCAGAGCTGTCCGCAATCATCGACGCCGGCGGTACCGCCCTGGACACGATCATCGAGCACCGCCTGTACGGCCAGATCACCGTGGACCTCCTCATCCACAACCACGCCGAGCTGGACCTCTTCCTAGAGCGCATGACCGAGTCCTCCACGCTCTCAGAGCTGACCAATGGCTGGCACGCCCACACCATCGAGGCCGACACCGAGGCCCAGCTGGATGACATACAGGTGCGTCTGGGCGAGCTCGGCATTCTGCGCTGA
- a CDS encoding EsaB/YukD family protein: MIPYTRITLVADRSRAELVLPSTEPVGTQMPTLLSLLGGASSRSGTPPATSLVRADGRLVDPELDLASQEVLDGEVLRVVADDEIPPPARVSDLSEAMADLTEAHPGRWRGTDRPLGAGILIGVLTALATWPQLQEIPPTAHTWVALTGLLLLFAAAALRRGGIGPAGLGVLGLCLPLGLLASQCLTLATAGTESGALAAVAVLLLAVAGMGLAFGRVGWITGAAVGLGIEGVWLLVTALSPTTKLAHGLLAVLALVLAGCLPWTALVVSGAARLDDTALTGVLPPRDRAHRSLTAAHDSLLVACLVVAAALAWATASLARQDDPWGQWLAGAVVVATALRSRAFPLRAEVIALWLACLPAPLILSSSLPGPQRTAVIVVVILVVSAASVYQSADQTRVRLRRLGDRLETAATVATVPLLCGLDGLFTHLLGLFA, translated from the coding sequence ATGATCCCCTACACCCGCATCACCCTTGTGGCGGACCGGTCACGGGCGGAGCTGGTGCTGCCCTCCACCGAGCCCGTCGGCACGCAGATGCCGACGCTGCTGTCCCTTCTGGGCGGCGCCTCAAGCCGGTCCGGCACCCCTCCGGCCACCAGCCTGGTTCGCGCCGACGGCCGCCTGGTGGACCCCGAGCTGGACCTGGCCTCCCAGGAGGTGCTCGACGGCGAGGTCCTGCGCGTGGTTGCCGACGACGAGATCCCGCCGCCCGCGCGCGTCTCCGACCTCAGTGAGGCCATGGCGGACCTCACCGAGGCGCATCCGGGCCGGTGGCGGGGGACGGACCGGCCGCTGGGAGCCGGCATTCTCATCGGCGTCCTGACCGCGCTTGCCACGTGGCCGCAGCTCCAGGAGATCCCGCCGACGGCGCACACCTGGGTGGCGCTGACGGGTCTGCTCCTGCTATTCGCCGCCGCCGCACTCCGGCGCGGCGGCATCGGCCCCGCCGGCCTCGGCGTCCTCGGGCTGTGCCTGCCGCTGGGGCTGCTGGCGTCGCAGTGCCTCACCCTGGCGACGGCGGGAACCGAGTCCGGCGCGCTCGCCGCCGTGGCCGTGCTGCTGCTGGCCGTGGCCGGCATGGGTCTGGCCTTCGGTCGGGTCGGCTGGATCACCGGCGCCGCCGTCGGGCTCGGCATTGAGGGCGTGTGGCTGCTTGTGACCGCCCTGTCCCCCACCACGAAGCTGGCTCATGGCCTCCTGGCGGTACTCGCACTGGTACTCGCGGGCTGCCTGCCGTGGACCGCACTGGTGGTTTCGGGCGCTGCCAGGCTGGATGACACGGCGCTTACCGGGGTGCTGCCGCCGCGCGACCGGGCGCATCGCAGTCTGACCGCCGCCCACGACTCGCTGCTGGTCGCCTGCCTGGTGGTGGCCGCCGCCCTGGCCTGGGCGACGGCGAGCCTGGCCCGGCAGGATGATCCGTGGGGCCAGTGGCTGGCCGGCGCGGTGGTTGTCGCCACGGCGCTGCGCTCCCGTGCCTTCCCCCTGCGGGCGGAGGTGATCGCCCTGTGGCTGGCGTGCCTGCCCGCACCGCTGATTCTGTCCTCATCGCTGCCCGGGCCGCAGCGCACCGCCGTGATCGTCGTCGTCATCCTGGTGGTGTCGGCCGCCTCCGTCTACCAGAGCGCCGACCAGACCCGCGTGCGGCTGCGTCGCCTGGGCGACCGGTTGGAGACGGCGGCCACCGTAGCCACGGTGCCGCTGCTGTGTGGCCTCGACGGGCTCTTCACCCACCTGCTGGGGCTGTTCGCATGA
- a CDS encoding PTS transporter subunit IIC, with protein sequence MPTSPKSTAPTNAPANTPTNTPAKDVGSAAWPHGPAGRLRAFGNRFLIEGLTGMAHGLFATLIIGTILTQLGSFIPGATGGFIVLMGRVASSITGAGIGLGTARRLGADTFVIVSAAAVGQIGAQASGLLSGSAILTDDAGTALLLRGPGEPLGAFVAACFAIEAGRLVSGRTPVDILVTPLTTIVVGGGIGLLAGPPISSAMTALGELVNWGTERQPLLMGVIVAVIMGMVLTLPISSAALGVILGLSGIAAGAATIGCTTQMVGFAVASFRENRWSGLLAQGLGTSMLQVPNILRRPLIWVPPTLASALLGPVATTVLHLESNAVGSGMGSAGLVGQLMTWQTMSGTMPTAQLLAMIVLFQFVAPAVLTLAISEFMRARGWIRLGDMTLARA encoded by the coding sequence ATGCCCACATCCCCCAAGTCCACCGCCCCCACCAACGCCCCCGCCAACACCCCCACCAACACCCCCGCCAAAGACGTCGGCTCCGCCGCCTGGCCGCACGGCCCGGCAGGCCGGCTGCGCGCATTCGGCAACAGGTTCCTCATCGAGGGGCTTACCGGCATGGCGCACGGGCTGTTCGCCACGCTGATCATCGGCACGATCCTCACCCAGCTCGGCTCCTTCATCCCCGGGGCCACTGGCGGCTTCATCGTGCTGATGGGCCGGGTGGCCTCCTCCATCACCGGCGCCGGCATCGGCCTGGGCACCGCCCGGCGCCTCGGGGCCGACACCTTCGTCATCGTCTCCGCGGCCGCCGTCGGGCAGATCGGCGCCCAGGCCTCCGGCCTGCTGTCCGGCTCCGCCATCCTGACCGACGACGCCGGCACCGCCCTGCTGCTGCGCGGGCCGGGTGAGCCACTGGGGGCATTCGTGGCCGCATGTTTTGCCATTGAGGCCGGCCGCCTGGTCTCGGGACGCACCCCGGTCGACATCCTGGTGACCCCGCTGACCACCATCGTCGTGGGCGGCGGCATCGGGCTGCTGGCCGGTCCGCCCATCTCCTCGGCGATGACGGCGTTGGGGGAACTGGTCAACTGGGGCACCGAGCGGCAGCCGCTGCTCATGGGAGTGATCGTCGCCGTGATCATGGGAATGGTGCTGACCCTGCCGATCTCCTCGGCCGCGCTCGGCGTGATCCTGGGCCTTTCCGGCATCGCGGCCGGGGCGGCCACGATCGGCTGCACCACCCAGATGGTGGGTTTCGCCGTCGCCTCCTTCCGGGAGAACCGGTGGTCCGGGCTGCTGGCGCAGGGGCTGGGCACCTCCATGCTGCAGGTGCCGAACATCCTCAGGCGCCCGCTCATCTGGGTGCCGCCCACGCTGGCGTCGGCGCTGCTCGGACCGGTGGCGACGACGGTGCTGCACCTGGAGTCCAATGCGGTCGGCTCGGGCATGGGCTCGGCGGGCCTAGTCGGGCAGCTCATGACCTGGCAGACCATGAGCGGCACCATGCCGACGGCGCAGCTGCTGGCCATGATCGTGCTGTTCCAGTTCGTCGCCCCGGCGGTGCTGACCCTGGCGATCAGCGAGTTCATGCGCGCCCGCGGATGGATCCGCCTGGGCGACATGACCCTGGCCCGGGCGTAA
- the nrdH gene encoding glutaredoxin-like protein NrdH, giving the protein MAITVYSKPNCVQCSATYRALDKAGLSYETVDITLDAEALEQVRSLGYAQAPVVMAGGEHWSGFRPDKIKALAVAAEAAAI; this is encoded by the coding sequence ATGGCCATCACCGTCTACTCCAAGCCCAACTGCGTCCAGTGCTCCGCCACCTACCGCGCCCTGGACAAGGCCGGCCTGTCCTATGAGACGGTTGACATCACCCTCGACGCCGAGGCCCTGGAGCAGGTCCGCTCCCTCGGCTACGCGCAGGCGCCCGTGGTCATGGCCGGTGGCGAGCACTGGTCCGGCTTCCGCCCGGACAAGATCAAGGCTCTCGCCGTCGCCGCCGAGGCCGCCGCGATCTGA
- a CDS encoding DUF4870 domain-containing protein: MSSPYPDYPGSPESPQQRASLPPTQAQPASGGPYQAPYPAPQGIPQQVPLPPYGGPYQPQPQPRLRGAIAWYTGLFVLALYPGFGAIIASIIMIAVGLSCRKDPEPVRTNGTAAANWGINYLLATVLLLGSFLYYLIAIQPGRGSDDFLPWGIPVVAWLLISLLHVIICIAFGVRASRGKVVPFRGIPFIK; this comes from the coding sequence GTGAGCAGCCCCTACCCTGACTACCCGGGCTCCCCGGAGTCCCCCCAGCAGCGCGCATCGCTGCCTCCCACGCAGGCTCAGCCCGCATCCGGCGGTCCATACCAGGCGCCGTACCCGGCTCCGCAGGGAATCCCGCAGCAGGTGCCGCTCCCTCCCTACGGCGGGCCGTACCAGCCGCAGCCGCAGCCCCGGCTCAGGGGCGCGATTGCGTGGTACACGGGGCTGTTCGTACTCGCTCTCTACCCCGGCTTTGGAGCGATCATCGCTTCGATCATCATGATCGCTGTCGGCTTGAGCTGCCGTAAGGATCCCGAACCCGTCCGCACCAATGGCACGGCCGCCGCCAACTGGGGAATCAACTATTTGCTGGCCACTGTGCTCCTCCTGGGCAGCTTCCTCTACTACTTGATCGCGATCCAGCCCGGACGCGGCTCAGACGACTTCCTACCATGGGGAATTCCAGTCGTGGCCTGGCTGCTGATCTCCCTGCTCCACGTGATCATCTGCATCGCCTTCGGCGTGCGGGCCTCACGCGGCAAGGTCGTCCCCTTCCGCGGCATCCCCTTCATCAAGTAG